Within Runella rosea, the genomic segment CTCTGAATATTGAGCAAATCGGTAAACACTGCACTCACTGAAGCCGAAGGATAGAAATAAGAACGAGCATCGGCTGGCAACGTACTTGACCAGTCATTACGAGCCGTCAAGTCTAGGAATAATGCGTTGCGCCAACCCACCTGAAAAGTTCCAAAAAGTGACTGCATTTCGGTTTTTTCAATCCGACTTTCTACCGTATTAAGGCTTGGTACAGAGTTTGAGAGGTTGTATAGACCGTCAACAACTAATTCACCTACCCGAGTAAAGTTACGCTTATAGTAATTTTGACGAAGAATTCCTCCGAATTGTGAAGTAATTGAAATGTCTTTTGCAACTGTTTTATTGAACGTCAAGATAGCGTCTGAGTTGGTTTCCTGTGCCCGCAATACTTCTTCTGAATATTGGCCTGGCGTACGGTTTCCGTTACGGACACGCTCAAAGTTAATAATATTGATACGCGTATCTGACCAGAAATCCGTTCCTGAACGAGCCATCAGGCTCAAAAAGGGCGCAATTTTATAGTTCAACGCAATGTTACCAACCAAACGGTCCTTCACGTTTCCAAGCGGCAACTTATCGTTTATGTAGAAAGGATTCGTAAAGAATGTATGCTGCCAGTTTGGCGGATCACTATCTGGCAAACGCCCAGGAAGTGCCCGTTGAATGTGCGTAGCGGTATAATCTTCGTAGTTTTTGTGCTGCTCCCACGATACGTGGCGGTGCGACCAAATAAACTGCTGGCCTTCCTGATAGCCACGGTTTTTAGAACCCGATTTGATGTATTCGGCCGAAAGTGTTACGTTAAGTTTAGGGGTAAAGTTATAGCCTGTATTGAGTTTGAAGTTATTGCGGTAAAAATCGTTGCTGCGCATAATCCCCTCTTGGCCCATACGACCAATTGAAAGGCGGAAATTACCTTTATCGTTTCCGCCCGAAAGCGCTACGTTATTGGTACGCGTCTGACCTGTTTCCCAGTATTCTTCCCAGTTGTTGGGTTGAGGCGTAAGTGGTGCCACTTGAGTACCCGACCACCAATGACGAACCAACCGGCCGTCTAAAGGTGCGCCCCAGCTTTCGTCCGTACCATCCGTACCAAACAAAGGAGCTGTAGGACCGTATGCAGCGCGGTACTGAGGGATTGCATCGCCCGTGATGGCACCCGACCAACCATCTGAGTACCAAGTGCGGTAGCCATTACCACCACCGTACATATCCTGAAAATCAGGCTTTACCAAAGGACGTTCGAAGGTAATATTAGAGTTTACTTCCACGCCAATTCCTTTAGTACCAGCGCCATTTTTGGTCGTAATCAAAATAACCCCGTTGGCCGCCCGTGAGCCGTATAGCGCGGCAGCATTGGGCCCTTTCAATACGCTGATATCTTTAATGTTGTCAGGACTCACTTCCGACAGACCACCCCCGAATTGCTTTTCGCCACTGGTCATTGAGTTGGATGTACTTTGGTCGATAGGTACCCCGTCAATAACAACCAAGGGTTGGTTATTTCCCGATACCGAAGACGCGCCCCGAATCTGTACCGTTGAACCGCTACCCGGCCCACCGTTACTCTGAACACGTACACCAGCTACCCGACCAGCAAGGTTGTTCACAATGTTGTTGGAGCGTGCCTCCACAAGTTGCGAACCTTTTACTTCCTGTACCGTGTAGCCTAAAGCTTTCTTTTCTTTTTCAATACCAAAAGCCGTAACTACCACTTCCTGAAGTGCTTTGACATCAGGCAACATTTCGATTGTTATGGTAGAGCGAGCGCCCACGGGTACTTCTTGTATTCCATAACCGATAAAACTGAATACCAATACAGCGTTGTCGTCAGGAACCGCTATCTTAAACGTACCTGTTCCATCAGTTGCAACACCCGTCCGTGAACCTTTGAGAAGAACGTTTACCCCTGGTAAAACACCTTCATCTTTGGAAGTTACTGTACCTGTGACCATCCGCTGGGCATATCCTGCCCAGCTTATTGCCAACAGAGCAGAAAATAGTAGAAGTCTTTTCATCTGGTAATAGTTTTGGTTGATTAGTGTTAGTAATAATTGCACTTCACGCTACGCACCGACCGTACCGAATTTGCCGGTACAGGCCGCATAAGCACCCACAATCGTTACAGTCGGGCAAGCGTGGCCAAGCAAGAGGACATTCCCTCCTTTATCGTTTAAGAAATCAATAACGGCAGGTTGATGTGCAGTTACGTTCTTTTTAATTATGACAGTTTTTTTAAATGTGTTTAGGTTAAGATTTGGCAGCAGCTTTTGAGGGCAGACACCGTTTCGAGCTAAGAGTTATTCTTCT encodes:
- a CDS encoding SusC/RagA family TonB-linked outer membrane protein, producing MKRLLLFSALLAISWAGYAQRMVTGTVTSKDEGVLPGVNVLLKGSRTGVATDGTGTFKIAVPDDNAVLVFSFIGYGIQEVPVGARSTITIEMLPDVKALQEVVVTAFGIEKEKKALGYTVQEVKGSQLVEARSNNIVNNLAGRVAGVRVQSNGGPGSGSTVQIRGASSVSGNNQPLVVIDGVPIDQSTSNSMTSGEKQFGGGLSEVSPDNIKDISVLKGPNAAALYGSRAANGVILITTKNGAGTKGIGVEVNSNITFERPLVKPDFQDMYGGGNGYRTWYSDGWSGAITGDAIPQYRAAYGPTAPLFGTDGTDESWGAPLDGRLVRHWWSGTQVAPLTPQPNNWEEYWETGQTRTNNVALSGGNDKGNFRLSIGRMGQEGIMRSNDFYRNNFKLNTGYNFTPKLNVTLSAEYIKSGSKNRGYQEGQQFIWSHRHVSWEQHKNYEDYTATHIQRALPGRLPDSDPPNWQHTFFTNPFYINDKLPLGNVKDRLVGNIALNYKIAPFLSLMARSGTDFWSDTRINIINFERVRNGNRTPGQYSEEVLRAQETNSDAILTFNKTVAKDISITSQFGGILRQNYYKRNFTRVGELVVDGLYNLSNSVPSLNTVESRIEKTEMQSLFGTFQVGWRNALFLDLTARNDWSSTLPADARSYFYPSASVSAVFTDLLNIQSSILTFGKVRASWAQVGNDARPYQLNQVYRSGGAWNGSTPQYFENVTIPNSGLKPEITTGIEFGMDLRFLRGKVGLDLTYYNQTSRNQILGVEISKASGYNNRILNAGEIENKGLEIVLSGTPFKAANGFTWDVAVNYARNRNKVIALADGLTTLILHQQRGLNSEARVGEAYGTLFGIGFERSPDGQIIYSNGLPVVSTTPRILGNIQPKWTGGLSNTFTYKGVSLSALIDVRMGGDFFDEGTGTARWTGQYEETAVGREEGIIGKGVKVVSTNADGSAVYAPNDIIVAANQLYGYNNPRRYHEAVIYDGSYVKLREMTLGYSIPEALLKKYMIRTVKFSVVGRNLAILFSNHTHIDPEVDRFGGNRQGFAYGELPNSRSLGFNLTFGF